In bacterium, the genomic window AACAAATTTCCGAAGCTTATGAGGTTCTTTCCGATCCTAAAAAACGCAAAGAATACGATACAATGGGTGCCTTTAATTTTGAGGGTTTTCCCGGTGGTGGAGGCAGCAATTATCAATACACCTATTCCTCGGGCCGTAATCCTTTTAGCGGAGGGCCTGGAGGGCCCGGTGGTTTTGATATTAACGATTTGGGAGAAATGTTTGGTGATTTGTTTGGTGGCCAAGCTCAAAAATCGCGCGGTCGTCGTGGTGGCTTTAAGCCAGAACCGCAAAAGGGAAAAGATTTAGTATTTTCGGTTAATATCGACTTTTTAGAAGCTGCAGGAGGAGCCGAAAAAAATATTCGTTTAAGTAATGGTGTTTCGCTTAAAGTGAAAATACCAGCCGGTGTTGATAATGGTTCGCGTATTAGACTTGCTGGTAAAGGTGAGCCCGGCATAAATGGTGGAGAAGCCGGGGATTTGTTTATTGAAACGCGAGTAAACGATCATCCCTTTTTTAAACGCCAGGATGACGATATCACGCTGCTTCTGCCTATTACTGTATTAGAAGCTTTAAAAGGAGCCAAAATAAAAGTACCAACCCTTGATTCTGCGGTCTCCCTCACCATTCCTCCCTCGTCTCAAAGTGGACAAAAATTGCGTTTAAAGGGAAAAGGGATGACGAATATGAAAACTAAAGTAACGGGCGACCTTTATGTAATCCTGCAAATCACTGTGCCCCAGCATTTGGATAAAAAGGCGATAGAAAAACTGGAAGAAATTTTCGCAAACGAAGAAGACCCCCGAAAAAAATTCGCTAAATAATCTGTCAAGTTAAACTTAAGCCTTATTCTGGTTTCTTCACTCATTGTTGTACTTTTCTTTTTTCTAACATCGTCCAGAATATCAGCCTTCATCGCAAGGCGCTGGATCAAAAGCCTGCCTTCTCCCCTAAAACCCGGGGTACAAACCTTAAACTTTAGAAGAGTCTGCTATAAAACGGAAAGTTTTGATTTATCGGATGGTATTTACATTTTTGTAATGGGGCGTGAAGCCAGTTATGCGATACCGGCAAATGCAACCGGCGGCACTGCGCTTCTGGATTGGATGAACAAAAAAAATATTTTTAAATCTACCCTGTTTTTGGAAGCGATCCAAAAAAGTCTATGGTCTGTTTCCCTTCTTAATTTCCTAAACAATTCTTTAGCTCTTTTGAAATAACTACTGTTTCTACAGGACTAAACTCTTCAATACGACGCGCAGAAAAAGGAAGGCCCTTTAACTGTTCACGGTTAAAAACAAATTTATTTTGAACAGATAAGCCAGAAGCAATAGTTTTACGGCGATGTTGGTATAAAAGCGGAATTACTTGCCAAAAAAATTGTTCGTCGGCTTCTCTCAGCAAGGATTCTTGTAAAAAGTCAAATTGTACAAAACTGGAATCCACACGAGGACGCGGCCTGAACACCGATGGCGGAAGGTAAAAAAGAATTTTTGGTTTGGTGTAAAGCTGTGCCCATAAGGATAAAAGACCGTAATCCTTGGTTTTAGGTTTAGCCACCATGCGCAGCGCCACCTCTTTTTGAAACATAAGAAAAAGTGATGAGAAATACCTACGGTTTTGAACTAACTTAATAAAAATCTGCGATGAAACATTGTACGGTAAATTCCCCACCACCACAGCACGGGATGGAAAATTATATGATGATAAATCCCATTCTATAAAATCGGCTTCGATTACATGAAA contains:
- the rsmA gene encoding 16S rRNA (adenine(1518)-N(6)/adenine(1519)-N(6))-dimethyltransferase RsmA yields the protein MNTHKPKKSLGQNFLIDGNHQLRIAKAVLSQNSEVVLEIGPGQGAITHKIFSVLEQTFGVVHFVAVEKDRWLAASLKESFKNESSFHVIEADFIEWDLSSYNFPSRAVVVGNLPYNVSSQIFIKLVQNRRYFSSLFLMFQKEVALRMVAKPKTKDYGLLSLWAQLYTKPKILFYLPPSVFRPRPRVDSSFVQFDFLQESLLREADEQFFWQVIPLLYQHRRKTIASGLSVQNKFVFNREQLKGLPFSARRIEEFSPVETVVISKELKNCLGN
- a CDS encoding J domain-containing protein, which gives rise to MANDFYKILGIEKTAATDEIKSAFKKLARKYHPDVNPGDKKAEEKFKQISEAYEVLSDPKKRKEYDTMGAFNFEGFPGGGGSNYQYTYSSGRNPFSGGPGGPGGFDINDLGEMFGDLFGGQAQKSRGRRGGFKPEPQKGKDLVFSVNIDFLEAAGGAEKNIRLSNGVSLKVKIPAGVDNGSRIRLAGKGEPGINGGEAGDLFIETRVNDHPFFKRQDDDITLLLPITVLEALKGAKIKVPTLDSAVSLTIPPSSQSGQKLRLKGKGMTNMKTKVTGDLYVILQITVPQHLDKKAIEKLEEIFANEEDPRKKFAK